The Ursus arctos isolate Adak ecotype North America unplaced genomic scaffold, UrsArc2.0 scaffold_33, whole genome shotgun sequence DNA segment AGCTGTTTGTATGGATGGTACGGGCCATACATAGAAGCAAAGCTCCCATCATCTAGTTATTTTTTCATATTCCACAATCCCTCACCATTTCCCCAGATTCAAATACAatgtttttcaggaaaaaaaatatctagcTTTTGGCTTACCCTTTTGGTCTCGGTTTCCTTGTTCTGGGCTCCAGAAACTCTGTCTCCATTTCCGTTTCAAGGATCCTGTGTTTCTGAGAAGGCTGGGGTGGAAGCATTTCCCATTCATTGTCATGGGTGACAGCCTGCCGCAGAGCTGCATCTGGGCCAGCCCTGCCTCGGCTCTTGATCTTCCGTGATTGGCTGCCCAGACCAGGGGCCTCTTCTAGTGCTAAAGATTCCAGAGGCTTCATTCCTCCTAGAACCTGCATGTGGGGACCCTCCCCAAAGCCACAAGCGGAGGTCAGCTCTGTCATCTTGCCAGACCATCCAGGCCCTGAGTTCCTAGCTTCCAATGACTGATCACCGACCTCACCAAGGCCCAAGACCATCCAGCTCTGGTCTTGCCCAGGACTCTCAAGAGATGATCTCTTATCCCCTTTGGGAGACAGTCTGTCTACAGAAgcatcttctctttcatttaagGAGGCAGGCTGACGGGCATCTGGGAAGCCTGCTAGCTGAGTTCCTGGCAGCCCTGTTTCTTCAGAACCTGCGTGAAACTCTCCTAATTCACATGTGTTTTCTCTGGCTTCACTGGCCTCGGGTGTTCGGGGTGAAGTTTCTTCATGGTTTACAAGTATGTAATCCATGTGTAGCGCATGAGGaccttcattcttttctgtgtaCCTTTCTTCCCTGTATTCTGGTGTTATCTGCCCAGGCTCTTTAATTGGAATTACGTTTTCTTCTTCCAACTCTGATACTCCCTTGCTGGCACCTAGAAGTGGAAGATGAAGGCGAGATGGGGAGAACAAGGCTGAATTAACACATTATGTGATTTGTGATCTTTGCAAATGATCCATCTAAGGAGAgatcatttaagaatttttttttttttttggtagagctgttttcttttctcaggcACTCTCAAAGAGAAGTATTATACAAGCAGCAGACATTTACTGCTGGAATACAGGACTTGGTGAAGCATGCATTACAAATGCAATTAATTCCTCTTTTTACCCACTTCGGTAGGAAGAGCTCGGTTTACAAATATGTTAATTGCACGAAAGCAGCAGtttctgggagtgggggtggggtgggctgggctgggttgaggtgggggcagggagtggaggaCTGGTTGTTTCTTACCATCTGGTGGTCCTACGTCTCCACCTGCTGGTGAATCTGAGTTATCTGTTTCTACTTCCCAGTCAACGTTTGATGGAGACAACTCAAGGTTGGAGTCAGCTCCCTCCCGCAAAGACACAGACTCAGACTCGGGGTCTTCACGAATATGTAGCACAACCAGCTGTCCCGGCTGGCTGTTTTGGGTTTCTTCATGCTTTTCCCTGCTTCTTTGATCAGGAAGGGCAGAAAGCAGTATTTCGGCTGCTTCGCTCCCTAGAGATTCATTCTCTGGAGACCCAGCCTCCCCCGTTGTTTTGACGCCGAGAGGAGGTTCTGTGAGATGGGACAAATCAAAGGGAGGCGTGTAGGGTGCCAGCGATCGCTTCAGAGCATCTTCTTCCAAGGGAGGGTCACCACCATAGAGAAAATGTTCAGGTTCTTTCGTTAAATCTTCATCGATATTTTGGCCCATGACATCATATTCGAAATCACCCCAAGAGGCTTCAGATGAACAGATGTCTTGCTTCCCTGCATCCCCATCAACTGGCGTTTCGGGATTGCCCTCTGATAATGTCAATTTACTCATGTCATCGATCGTTCCCGTGGATGTGTTAAGACCTGAGGCATCGCTGAGACTGTGGTCAAAGGCAGCCTCGCTTACATCCAGACAAGTGTCTGAGGCTAGCAAGGCGTCAGGACCAGTGGCAGAATTCTCAGTAGCAAGAGGCTGCCCATGGTCCAGCCAGGCTCCCGCATCTGTCTGACTTTCGGGAGAAAAGCCCTCTGACATCAGCGAGCTGTTGCTGTCCATGGTTGGCTCTTGGAGAGTTCCGAAAACACCGATTCCCACGTTTTCGATCATTGGGATTGTTCTGTCCGCACGCTGCAGGGGTGGTGCTGCGTCTGGGGCAGCTCCTTTCTCAGATGCTTCGAAACCTGCATTATTTCCACCGTTGATTTCAGACGGTTCAGGGGAAGCTTTGTGAGAGGCAGGCTGAGATGAGCCACTTGTGTTCCCCTGATCACTGATGGGAGGCAGTGGAATCACGTCTTGAGAAGACAGTTCTGAATTGTATGGGACAACTTCCTGCCCAGGCTCCGGACTGGGTTCTTCATCCATCTTGGGCTCAGTGAGATATAAGTCACCAGCTTCCACTTCAGGTCCCACTCCAGCCCTGATGTGCTGCTCAGTCTCTTGCTTTGCCTCGTAATCATGACATATATCAGGGCTGTTGGAAGCCTGAGAATTGCTGTCATGGTCACAGTGAGTCAGTATATCTGGATTCTCACCATCTGCTTTCAAACTGAAGGGCTGCTTAGCATCCATCCACAAATCAGGCGAAGCTGAGGCCAGTTGCCCACCCTCTTGGAAGTTGCCATGTAAAATATCTGGGACAAATGTGCCTTGGGGGCCCTCACTAGGGGTAGAGACATCCCATTCAGAGCCTGACTTCTTTATCAACTGGCTGGAAGAACTGACAGCGGGGAAATCTTCTGAGGCAATGCTTGAGTTCGTTATTTCACCAGGATatgattttccttcttcccaccaATTTGTTTCTTGACACTCAACAGTCGAAACATTAGATATCACACGTCCATCTTCATCTGTGTGAGTAAATGTTGGGGCTGGCTGATCCCAGATGGACAGCACTGTGTTCTGACCCTGCTGCTCCTGGGTAGGAGTTTCTGAAGTCAGTTCCTGACCGGCAGAAGACATGAAGCTTTGCTCCCTGGAATCCTTTTCTTTAATTTGGTCCAATATTACCAGCTGGCTAAGCTGATCAGCTTCTGggtctggctgccttggctgaATGTTCCAAAGTTGCTCATGGGATTTCTCCTCATGGCCATCCAGGAAGGGTGACTGATGTTCCTCCGTGAAAGGATTGGTACATTGCGTTTCCATGGGTTCGCTATCACCCTCCACGGGTACTCCCCAGGGACTCACAGTTTGGTACACTGAAGAACTCATCTCTAACACACTCCTTGAGCTGGGCAATTCCCTTTCAGATGCACTCTCAACTGGTCGTCCTCCTTGTAGAGAGGCGTTCCACCACTCAGTGCTCTCGGCTGAGAAGCCAAGCATTTCGGATTTAGAATAATTCTCATTCTTCGATTCACTTTGGGGGGAGATTTGCCATAGGGTATCTCCTGTCTTCTCTGTTTCCGGAGATCTCATCTCCTTATCCACTACTGTGATCTGCAGTTCAGTCTGCTTTAGTGGTGAGAAATTCCAGTGATCAGGGCTGTTTTGTTGATTGTCACAGATTGGGGTTGACTTATTCTCTGTGGGTTCTGAACTGCCTCCGTAGGCAGAAAATGCATCATTGGGATCCGCTGTGGCCAGGGACTTACTAGGTTCATTCAGTGAGTCCCAAGCCCTGGGTTCACTCTGAGCAGCTTGGCAAGTGCCCAAAGGGATCTCTTTCTCCACTGACTCTTCATCGCCGATGCTGTCATCATCAGAACCTGAGCTCGTTGCGATGAACCTGGTATCCTCTGGCTGTACGGTTTTAGAAATGTCATGCTCGTTTTTCTCCTGACGGCTAACCACTAGATTTCTCTCTTGATAGGCATCGGAATATTCTGAATATCTGCCTGTTTCAGGGCTGgataaagaggaaaaggaatcGCCATCTGTGGAGTCGTTCCAAATCTCTAAAAATTTAGGAACCTTGTGATCTAAGCTCTTTTCCAACCTGTCCATTCTGGTTTTCTCCAGGTCCTTCATTTCAGTAATTACTTCTACTTGGCTGTCAGTAGTAATTAGTGCAGATTCTTGGTGATTCTCTTTGCTCCAATCATCTTGATGCTGCTTCTGATGCCCTGAATTGGGTCCCTGGTCCCAGGAAGGCAATGCAGCTGAAGAATTGTTTAGGCCAGGACTGGATGCACTCGAATGTGTATACTCACTAGAAATACTATCTCTGCGATAATTTCCGGATGGATTAGCTCCTGGAGGGCTGTTTTCAGTACTCTCAAATTCAAGATTCTTAGGTATCTCAGAACTTGGTAAATTGACCTGCACGTCACCGTCCACAGAGGCATCCCAAATGTCAAGGCTTTGGGGACATTCATGGGGTGGCTCTTGGTTCACTCTCTCTGGCTCCAGAACGTtacattcttcatttttctcaagaTCCATTTCAGGTAAAGATACAGTTTTTGTTAAATTCAGCCCACCTGAAATCTCAGTGGTTTCACCTGAATTTCTGTGATACATGAGGTGCTTTTCCCAGGTGTCTTGGGCCCGTGGGTCGTTGGTGGACACCTCTGCGTGCCCATCACAGGGATCTGGATTGTAAGGCCCCCTCTCGTGCTCTAAAACCTCCTGGGGTTCCTCAGTCTGAGGACTGGAAGCGACTGAGCGAGAGCTGATTTTGCCCGATTCGTCACAGATTTCTTGATGTTGAGATGCCACTGGGGAAGAACATTCCTGGTCACTTTGCCCTTTTCCAGAAATCCCCGAGGCTCTACCTAGCATGTCCTCCTCACTGGGGTGCGCCCTAGCAACAGCTCCACGGGCTTCCTCCTCACCTTCGCTTTGTCCGTAGCTAGGACCTTTCTGATGATCTGAGTGTGCAAAATGCCCCGGATTCTCAAGGTTGGTTGCCCAGGATGCCCCATCACTTGGCAGGGTCCCTTTGCCTGTGTCCTGCTTATTGGGATCAAGTGCTCCTGACTCGTTGCCTCCAGAAGCTTCTAGCAGCCCTGGGATATAACCGTCCTTAATTTTTTCTGCTGAGTTGGGAGTTTCAGGAGGTGATCTGTGTTGTTCAGAGTCTGTAACATATGATGGGCCTGGTAACATTAATGAAGACATGTCATTATCTCTCATGACGGAATTCCAAATATTATTTGCGATTAGCTGCCCACTTTTTTCATTCAGGGTGTGATATTCGTTGGCAGGAGGGTTCTCGCTGTGCTCGGAAGAGGCAGGGAGTTCCCAGTCTACCTGATTTGTTTCCTGATACTCCACACCCCATGGTTCCAGCTGTCTCACGGAAAATCGGGTCTCAGGTTCAGTACCTTCAGCCATGTATCCTTGTGCTTGGCCTTCGCTGGAGATGGCCACACCCGCACTGCAGTCATCCCAGTCCAAATCGTTATCCATATCGGAGATGGTCGCAGTGGACTGCGTGTCCTCCAGAATCACCCTGTTCCACAAGTCGAGGCTGTCGGGGACCGCGTGGCGGGAGTTGGTGCTGCTGTGCAGAAGCGTGAGCTGTCGGTTGGTTTCATTGTAGAGCTGCATCATGCTGGGGTCGTCGTAACTGGACAGGCTACTTTCCCCGATGTCATCCTCCAGGGAGATGTTCTTATCATCCGTGGGCTCTGTCTCGAGTAAATCTTTATCGGAGTTATAagacatatttatttgagaactaTTATCTGCATCAGGGGAACCCCACATTTCTAGGttcccaggacctgagctaatTCGATTTCTAGGTGGCTGCTCTGGGGACTGAGGAGGTATTTCCATCTCCCCTGTGGCAGAGTTAGCGTCTTTTGACTCCAAGCCTCCCTCTTTAGCAAAtggcttgttttctgtttctttttcgtCTCCAGCAAATGTTGGCGAAGTGTAAGAGTCAGACGTGGAGTAGTTGGTATCTAAGGGGGAAGGCACCGAATCGTCCCCCATGTTGGATGCGCTGTAATCGGAACATTTATATAAGAAGGAATCTTCCCAAGGTGCCAGGACGTCTGACCCTCCTTTCTTGATACCCTCCTCAAAAAGGTTCCAGGAATCGACCTTTTCATACACCTTCCCCCTAATTTTTGGATCCACTACACCATTCTGATCTTCCTGTGTCGGCTTGGAACTATTCCACGCGTGATCCAGATCACAGCTGGGATTTCCAGTTATAAGGATGTTATCCCTGGGGTCGAGGTTCTTCTTGCCCCAGATTTCTTCATTATTTGCCTCACTGGGTGAATTGtcttctgaaggaaaagaaaacccgCTTTTTGCCATGGCCCACTCACTCGGGTCCCTCACAGAAGGTGTCTCACCACTGGTTGGGTGCAGATTCCAGGTATTTGCCAGAGCTTTGGCGCCATCTTCTTTACCAAAGGCGCTCCAGGCTGGGAATGACACCGCAGCAGCTGGGGCGCCATCTTCTGTAGGATTTCCCCACGGCTCTGGCATCGCTGTGGGAGAGCCATCAGAGCGCCACAAGGCAGCAAAGTCTTCTATAAGGTGATTTGTGCCCTGAGGAGAAGCGTTGGGCAAATTCGATTTCTCCAGGGGCATGTTTTGAAACTGCAAATTGTCCTCATTTTGGTCTTGAGGAGTGTTGCTGCCAAGGCCAGGCTGACCAAATTCCGACTCCCAGGGACTTGACTTTGGGAATTCAAGACTCTTTGGTTGAAATATAGAATCTGAGGCTCTCCTATCCGCTGCGCTTGGCTTATGATCTTTCCATGACTCGGGGCTCTGGAAGACAGACTCCTGTTCACTGGAACTCCATGGATCTGCAATATTTTTAGAGTCGATTTCCAAACCACCCCACCAGCTGCTGCACCTCGCACGGGTCTGAGGTGGCCCTACGTGACCTGCGTCTATTGCTTTTTGGGTCGCATTTTCTGGATAGAGTACAGCTGGTTCTTCGGTAGATGGTGAGCTTTCTACAAAGCTATTCATAGGTGTTGGTGGGACTctctttccaatattttttaGCCTTTCTGGGGAAGGAGATTTATCTCCCACAAAACCTGTCAGGCTCAAATTTCTTTCAGAGTGATCCTGGGGACTTTCTTGTCTCTGACCAAACTCCTCATCAAATTCCACAAGGTTATCTTTGCCGGCCCCTGACAAAAGTGAACTGGATGAATAATTAGAGACGTCCATCCCTAGCCCATTGATTTCTTTAGGCTCGGTGGGGGGTTGTCCTTCTGATGAATCACTATTGGGGAAGAAGTCGTCTGCGGGAGAGTAGTCTGCAGAATGGGAAGATGGTTGGGACTGCCCAGAAACCATGGGCGCTTGGTCAAAGTTGAAGAGATCAAAGGATTCACTGTGTTCTCCAGACCGGGCATGCTCCTCTGCGACTGCTCCTTCAGGGATAGGACTATAGGAGTCAAACCCTGGGAGGAGGCTGTGGTGAGGCCCAGCACCTTCTCCCACTGGACTATCATCACTGAGGAAAACCGAGCTCTCCTTGGATGAACGGCTGCTTCTAATGGTGGCCAAGCCGCTATCTGGGCTGACAAGGTCTATGTTCCCATCCACCTGAGCCTGGTTAGAATCGCTCAGATCTGGAGGGTTTTCTATGAAATTCACAGAGCTGGGTTGTGGCTCTATGTCAGAACCATACAACTCCATAATCCCAGAAGATCCCTGGGACAGAGGGGCGCTGCCTGCCACGGCTTCTGTCGAGGACGTCCTGCTGTTGGAGGCCATCTCTGGGCACCTCCTGTTGATGACTTCCTTGACCAGAAGGACCACCTGATCACAGGTCACCAAAGGGTTCTCCTGCTGGTACACCAGGATCTCATCGCAGCCACATTCAAAGGGCTCCAGCTCGAGGCAAGGGTTCTGGCATTCTTCCAGTTCACAGCAAATCTGTCAGGGAGGCACAGGGGTTCGTGTGAGCACTCGGGCACTCTGCTCTTTGCAATTtgtctttcttaatttttcttaatataaaattaatctgTGCACATCAGTCTACAAATAAGATCTCAAACAACTGAAGACCAGTTGTTTGTAAGACATGTAATATAAGGCGTGGAAAGTCCCACTTAAAATACCACCGCCTCTTTCTACAATCCCATCAAATTGGCTTTTCTTTTAACTCAAAATTCAGCTGCTCAACGTTGTTTGCTCCTGAAAGTTACAGGTTAAGAGATTTAAACTATTTAAATCCTCTCCTTGGTGTAATATATCATCATCTTCCAACAGGAGTGAAACTCAAGTTTGCAAAAAGCAGAGATAATGCTGGATGCTGAGAAGAACTAGGGGGAACGAGTGTGGGCATGAGGGGAAATGGGGCGGGAGGAGGCACCCAGCACCTGCTTTTACCTCTGAAAGCCTCataaagcaaaggagaaaataggaaagagaagCTACCAGGGGTGGAGATTTCCAACAGCACGTGAGGCCCAGCTGTCTCTTCCTGCCGCCCGGAAGCATCCACATGGAACCCAGAACAGACAAAGCTCCCTCAGAGGCCAAGAGGATGTTTGACAGCCAGTGTGAGGGCAGAACTGGACCTCAGCTGTATGATTTTTAGGTAACGTCAGGAATATTTTACACACTGGACTTTTGAAATGGCCCAACAGGATTAGTGGAAGTGATagcaaaaacactgaaaataactATGGAGCTCActttaatagtaataataacgaacatttattgtttccataTGCCAGGCATAGTTCTAAGGTTTTATATGTGGTATCtcctttaattctcacaataattcTGTGCAAGGCAGGGATTCTTTATCCCTGTTTTGCCAATGATGACATCGGGACATAGCAAGGTTGGTCAGATACCTTGACCAACGCCACGCAGGTGACACGTGGTGGAGCCACGCTGTGAACTCTGCAGAAGCTGACCCTTAATCAACTGTGGTCACCTGGACACAGAGGGTTTCCTCTAGGGTAGTCTTGACCTTATGTTGCTCAAGATTCAGAGGAACTGTCTCTCAGGTGATGGGGGCGGTgcatggggaagaggagaggcaggcagagtgggCTCCAGGGCTTCTAATCCCTTCACCTGCTTCTCCACTTTTGTCTGTTTAAGAGTAACCAAGTTTTAAACCTATTTGGTACTAAAAGCGCTTTGAAAACCACCACCACTATGGAGGCTTGAGAGATGTTAAGTTGGTCCCTAGGAAACCAGTGACTAGACATAAAATTCAGCTTGGAAACCCAGTGCAGAGCAAAGCATTGAAAAAGCCATAGGCCAGTGGTACAATGCATAGGTGTGTGAGGGTCAGAAGGGGGGCTACATCTGaagcaggagcagagaggggcTCTTTCTTCTTTCACACTTGGACTTGAGAATGCACAAAGGAGTCCATGAGTACCTACGGTCACATGCAATACAGCCAACACGGATCTCTTGGGGGACAGCAAGTGAGGACGTAGAATGAGAAAGGAGTCTCGTGAGACTTTGCCTGTAGCCACCTGCACATAGACAGGTGTCTAATCCATTAGGGAGGAAAGATGGTGATGAAACTGTTCTATGTTCATGTTGTCTGTATTATAAGGAATCATGTAGGTTCTCATATTAGTTGTTAAATACACCTGGTTCGGTATAGCCAGTGCCctattttgattaattttgtCTACTTCCTATATTATTTCCAAAACGTTGggttaaaaaattcaattatcaACCAAGAGGAGCTGACTCCTCTTCTGACCCAGTCAGAATTATAGCACTTGGAGACAAGCCAATTTTGATCAAAGCATTAGATCACCAGTTATGAAACACTGGGGACTAAATTTAAGATGGGgactaaattttttttaggtataaCCAAGTAGCAGTCCTCAACGAAACATCACCCCCAAGAGGACTTGCCTTTCTTTGGGTGAAAAagatagattctttttttctatggATTTGGTCtagaagacaaataaatatgGGGATCTTTTAAAACGCCCCCTGtggtcatggggatgaaaggcacagcacagagaatatagtcaatgatatgaGTGTTGTGTGATGACGGGCGGTTGGGAGCCACGCTTGTGGGCACAGCATAAAATACagagttgctgaatcactatattctacacctgaaactaatgtaacattgagtgtcaactatacttcactacaaaataaattttaaaataaaaatttaaaaagggccttgtgttgggggagggggtgaagtATCAAaagatacaagcttccagttacaaaatatataagtcctggggatgtaatgtacagcatggcgactatagttaacaatactgtattatatatttgaaagttgctaagagagtggatcttaaacGTCCTCAtcacataaattttttttttgtaactatgcatggtgatgaatgttaacttGACTTACACTGTTGATCACGTCACAATATgcacaaatatcaaatcactatgctgtaccccagaaactaatataatgttagatgtcaattacacctcaaatttttaaaaagggccaATATTTATCCCACTGCCAATTCTAATTAGGTGATTTTT contains these protein-coding regions:
- the PRUNE2 gene encoding protein prune homolog 2 isoform X1 — encoded protein: MEEFLQRAKSKLNRSKRLEKVHVVIGHKSCDLDSLISAFTYAYFLDKVSPPGVLCLPVLNVPRTEFNYFTETRFILEELNISESFHIFRDEINLHQLNDEGKLSVTLVGSNVLASEDKVLEPAVVKVINPVEQSDGGLEFRESSSSLVVKEILQEAPELITEQLAHLLRGSILFKWMTMGSEKISEKQEEILSILEDKFPSLPPREDIINVLQETQFSAQGLSIERTMLKDLKELSDGEIKVAISTVNMTLENCMFHSNISSDLKAFADKFGFDVLILLATYLSEEEQPRRQIAVYSQNLELCSQICCELEECQNPCLELEPFECGCDEILVYQQENPLVTCDQVVLLVKEVINRRCPEMASNSRTSSTEAVAGSAPLSQGSSGIMELYGSDIEPQPSSVNFIENPPDLSDSNQAQVDGNIDLVSPDSGLATIRSSRSSKESSVFLSDDSPVGEGAGPHHSLLPGFDSYSPIPEGAVAEEHARSGEHSESFDLFNFDQAPMVSGQSQPSSHSADYSPADDFFPNSDSSEGQPPTEPKEINGLGMDVSNYSSSSLLSGAGKDNLVEFDEEFGQRQESPQDHSERNLSLTGFVGDKSPSPERLKNIGKRVPPTPMNSFVESSPSTEEPAVLYPENATQKAIDAGHVGPPQTRARCSSWWGGLEIDSKNIADPWSSSEQESVFQSPESWKDHKPSAADRRASDSIFQPKSLEFPKSSPWESEFGQPGLGSNTPQDQNEDNLQFQNMPLEKSNLPNASPQGTNHLIEDFAALWRSDGSPTAMPEPWGNPTEDGAPAAAVSFPAWSAFGKEDGAKALANTWNLHPTSGETPSVRDPSEWAMAKSGFSFPSEDNSPSEANNEEIWGKKNLDPRDNILITGNPSCDLDHAWNSSKPTQEDQNGVVDPKIRGKVYEKVDSWNLFEEGIKKGGSDVLAPWEDSFLYKCSDYSASNMGDDSVPSPLDTNYSTSDSYTSPTFAGDEKETENKPFAKEGGLESKDANSATGEMEIPPQSPEQPPRNRISSGPGNLEMWGSPDADNSSQINMSYNSDKDLLETEPTDDKNISLEDDIGESSLSSYDDPSMMQLYNETNRQLTLLHSSTNSRHAVPDSLDLWNRVILEDTQSTATISDMDNDLDWDDCSAGVAISSEGQAQGYMAEGTEPETRFSVRQLEPWGVEYQETNQVDWELPASSEHSENPPANEYHTLNEKSGQLIANNIWNSVMRDNDMSSLMLPGPSYVTDSEQHRSPPETPNSAEKIKDGYIPGLLEASGGNESGALDPNKQDTGKGTLPSDGASWATNLENPGHFAHSDHQKGPSYGQSEGEEEARGAVARAHPSEEDMLGRASGISGKGQSDQECSSPVASQHQEICDESGKISSRSVASSPQTEEPQEVLEHERGPYNPDPCDGHAEVSTNDPRAQDTWEKHLMYHRNSGETTEISGGLNLTKTVSLPEMDLEKNEECNVLEPERVNQEPPHECPQSLDIWDASVDGDVQVNLPSSEIPKNLEFESTENSPPGANPSGNYRRDSISSEYTHSSASSPGLNNSSAALPSWDQGPNSGHQKQHQDDWSKENHQESALITTDSQVEVITEMKDLEKTRMDRLEKSLDHKVPKFLEIWNDSTDGDSFSSLSSPETGRYSEYSDAYQERNLVVSRQEKNEHDISKTVQPEDTRFIATSSGSDDDSIGDEESVEKEIPLGTCQAAQSEPRAWDSLNEPSKSLATADPNDAFSAYGGSSEPTENKSTPICDNQQNSPDHWNFSPLKQTELQITVVDKEMRSPETEKTGDTLWQISPQSESKNENYSKSEMLGFSAESTEWWNASLQGGRPVESASERELPSSRSVLEMSSSVYQTVSPWGVPVEGDSEPMETQCTNPFTEEHQSPFLDGHEEKSHEQLWNIQPRQPDPEADQLSQLVILDQIKEKDSREQSFMSSAGQELTSETPTQEQQGQNTVLSIWDQPAPTFTHTDEDGRVISNVSTVECQETNWWEEGKSYPGEITNSSIASEDFPAVSSSSQLIKKSGSEWDVSTPSEGPQGTFVPDILHGNFQEGGQLASASPDLWMDAKQPFSLKADGENPDILTHCDHDSNSQASNSPDICHDYEAKQETEQHIRAGVGPEVEAGDLYLTEPKMDEEPSPEPGQEVVPYNSELSSQDVIPLPPISDQGNTSGSSQPASHKASPEPSEINGGNNAGFEASEKGAAPDAAPPLQRADRTIPMIENVGIGVFGTLQEPTMDSNSSLMSEGFSPESQTDAGAWLDHGQPLATENSATGPDALLASDTCLDVSEAAFDHSLSDASGLNTSTGTIDDMSKLTLSEGNPETPVDGDAGKQDICSSEASWGDFEYDVMGQNIDEDLTKEPEHFLYGGDPPLEEDALKRSLAPYTPPFDLSHLTEPPLGVKTTGEAGSPENESLGSEAAEILLSALPDQRSREKHEETQNSQPGQLVVLHIREDPESESVSLREGADSNLELSPSNVDWEVETDNSDSPAGGDVGPPDGASKGVSELEEENVIPIKEPGQITPEYREERYTEKNEGPHALHMDYILVNHEETSPRTPEASEARENTCELGEFHAGSEETGLPGTQLAGFPDARQPASLNEREDASVDRLSPKGDKRSSLESPGQDQSWMVLGLGEVGDQSLEARNSGPGWSGKMTELTSACGFGEGPHMQVLGGMKPLESLALEEAPGLGSQSRKIKSRGRAGPDAALRQAVTHDNEWEMLPPQPSQKHRILETEMETEFLEPRTRKPRPKGLPSEDVGMDIPFEEGMPSPSAADMRPEPPNSLDLNDAHPRRIKLTAPNINLSLDQSEGSILSDDNLDSPDEIDINVDELDTPDEADSFEYTGHEGSTSNKDSGQESESIPEYTAEEEREDNRLWRTVVIGEQEQRIDMKVIEPYRRVISHGGYYGDGLNAIIVFAACFLPDSSRADYHYVMENLFLYVISTLELMVAEDYMIVYLNGATPRRKMPGLGWMKRCYQMIDRRLRKNLKSFIIVHPSWFIRTILAVTRPFISSKFSSKIKYVNSLAELSGLIPMDCIHIPESIIKYDEERSYKRSVRLDEELREASEAAKTSCLYNDPEMSSMEKDIDLKLKEKP